A single Ignavibacteriales bacterium DNA region contains:
- a CDS encoding IS110 family transposase, with protein MKLIKKQLTGKSYSVVNKYAGYDNYLAVDWSQSTMAIAMIRAPYQNRIRVTEHPSSLKQLQQLLKSLSGKTIIALEESSPAHWLFVNLYDYAAKVVICDPYQNRLLTQGPKTDPIDAQKLSTLLYNGMLKETYHAKKEEFELRKYISAYSDLIKRGVRLQNQKTAFLGQDGLSRKTRNLSKAEKESTKFILNQLEEDIQQYEKQKKDFEVLFTGLCKKNKTLKNLMSIPGIGIIGAVTILGTVIDVKRFDSVGKFLAYSGLVTHVKQSGGKTYGHRKGRYSRILKQAFKVAASTCINGENELSALYKDLLKRGVSQHNARNAVARYVARVTFGILKTEKPFISKKTKVKSKK; from the coding sequence ATGAAACTTATAAAAAAACAACTGACCGGCAAAAGTTATTCAGTGGTCAACAAATATGCAGGATACGATAATTATCTTGCCGTTGACTGGTCGCAAAGCACCATGGCAATTGCAATGATAAGAGCACCCTATCAGAACCGTATCCGGGTAACCGAGCACCCAAGCTCTCTGAAGCAGCTTCAGCAACTGCTCAAGAGTCTGTCCGGTAAAACCATTATTGCCTTAGAGGAAAGCTCTCCGGCTCACTGGCTCTTTGTCAATTTGTACGATTACGCTGCAAAAGTGGTTATCTGTGATCCTTATCAGAACCGACTGTTAACCCAGGGGCCAAAGACTGATCCTATTGATGCTCAAAAACTCAGCACCTTGCTTTATAACGGCATGCTCAAGGAAACTTACCATGCAAAGAAAGAAGAATTTGAGTTGCGAAAATATATCAGCGCTTACAGTGATCTGATAAAACGAGGGGTAAGGCTCCAGAATCAGAAAACAGCATTTCTTGGGCAGGACGGACTTTCCCGGAAAACCCGGAATCTTTCTAAAGCAGAGAAAGAAAGTACAAAGTTTATCCTCAACCAACTGGAAGAAGATATTCAGCAGTATGAGAAGCAGAAGAAGGATTTTGAAGTTCTCTTCACCGGGCTGTGTAAGAAAAACAAAACTCTGAAAAACCTGATGAGCATACCTGGTATCGGTATAATTGGTGCAGTAACCATCCTCGGAACGGTTATAGATGTTAAACGCTTCGACAGTGTTGGAAAATTTCTTGCCTACTCCGGATTGGTTACTCACGTTAAACAGAGCGGAGGAAAGACTTACGGGCACAGGAAAGGTCGATACAGCAGAATCCTCAAACAGGCATTTAAGGTTGCTGCTTCAACTTGCATTAACGGTGAGAATGAATTATCGGCTCTTTACAAGGATCTGCTAAAAAGAGGTGTAAGCCAGCACAATGCAAGGAATGCTGTAGCACGGTATGTTGCAAGGGTTACTTTTGGCATTCTCAAAACAGAAAAACCATTTATCAGTAAAAAAACAAAGGTGAAATCCAAGAAGTAA